TTTTCTGGTTCGTTGTTATTACAAGTCAATCAGGTAATTGAATATCTGGACTTCCATAATGCCCTGCATTCAGAGATTCGGGGCATGAAGCGTTTGGACAGCCGGGATTATCCGGTGGAATCTTTACGTGAAGCGATATTCAATGCGTTTGTGCATCGTGATTATGGGTTCAGTGGCAGCATTCTGGTGAGCGTTTATGAGGATAGGATTGAAATTTTGTCTTTAGGAGGACTCGCAGAAGGCGTGACTTATAACGATATGATGTTGGGCGTATCCATTCCACGCAATCCAAAACTAGCAGAAATATTTTATCGCCTGCACTATGTTGAGGCATTTGGTACAGGTGTGCGGCGTATTCTGACCGATTATGCGGAATGTGAGGAAAAACCACAGTTTTTGGTGTCGGATAATGCTGTTAAGGTGATTTTGCCGAATCTTCATGCTGAGTGGGATCATCCTGTAATCGCTGAGGATGTTGTACAAGATGAACGGCAGGAGTATACAACTGAAATAGCGGCTGATGAAGGCGTTTATCAGTTGATAGCCGCAGGTTTGGACAGTCGCAAGAAGTTGCAGTCAGAATTAGGTTTTTCCCTGACTAAAACGGTGAATATTTTGCGGAAACTGTTGGATGAAGGCAGAATTCAACGAGTGGGCAATGGCAAGAATACACGCTATCGGTGCAAATGATATTAGAATTGCATTAGATTCCACGCTCAAAGTGGCATTTTAGGTGGAAATATGATAGTATATTTTAGTAATATAAGAAAACTGGCGGAGTTCCGCCATACAGATAGGGGATAATCATTTTGCTTACACCAATGGACATACACAACAAGGATTTCAAGCGCAGCTTCCGCGGTTATAACGAGGATGAGATTGACGATTTCCTTGATAAAGTAGTAAACGATTATGAAAAGCTCTTCCGGGAAAATGACCGTCTGAAGGAAGATTTGGCCCGGGCGCAGAAGGATAATGAGCAGTATCATCAGTTGGAACAGAATCTGAAGGATACGCTGCTCGTGGCCCAGAAGACGGCGGAGGAAGTAACCAGCAACGCCCGGAAGAACGCCGAGGAAACCCGCGAAAACACCGCTAAGGAATGTCAGAACAAGATTCAGGAAGCGGAAATGAATGCGGCCAAAATCATCGAAGATGCCAAGGCCAAAGCACAGGTGATTGTAGCGGAGTACGACCGCCTGGTACGCGAAAAGAATAACTTCCTGCGTAAGGTCAAGATTACCATGGAATCGGAACTGGCCATCATCAACGAAACCCTTTCCGAGCTGCCTGACCCAGAGAAGGAAGAGCGCGAAAAGAAGGCTATGGGCACGCAGGCAGAGGCTCTGCAGAAGGCATTGTCCGAGCATCAGGCTGTTCCCTATGAGGCCAAGGAACTCGGCGAGGAAGAGTCTGACGAGGAGAAGCAGGAGGACTAAGGTACATTGGCAGGGGGATTGTTTTTTGTACTGCTGGTGTTAGACCAGTTGGTAAAAGGCTTAGTCACGCTAACGATGACGCCGGGAGAGAGTGTTCCCGTCATCAAAAATTTCTTTCATATCACCTATGTCCTGAATCCCGGGGCGGCTTTCGGCATACTGCCCCATCAAAGCTGGTTCTTTATTCTGGCCGGCGCAGCAATGATTGCGGTGTTTTGTTTTTATTACCCTAAGCTGAAACAGCATTGTGCTTACTTTCATTATGGCTGCGTGGCATTGCTGTCCGGGGCGGTCAGCAATCTGATTGACCGGGTGCGCAGCGGGCTGGTCATTGACTTTTTTGACTTCCGGGTATGGCCGGTGTTCAACATTGCGGATATTGCCATTGTGCTGGGGGTTATCAGCATGATTTATGCCATTCTCTACAAGGAAAAGGAAACGGATGAATAATATGGAACCTATGGTATTTAAGGCAGAGGTAAAGGGACAGCGTCTGGATGTGTTCGTGGTGGAACACTGTCCGGAGCTTTCTCGTTCCCATGTGCAAAAACTCATTGAACAGGGAATGGTGCTGGTGGATGGTGCTCAGCGCAAGGCCAATTATAAATTGCGGGGCACGGAGGAAGTGCAGGTGTCGGTTCCCGAGGCGGAGCCCATCACCGCTGCGCCCGAGGATATTCCGCTGGACATTCTCTATGAGGATAAGGACATCATTGTGGTGAACAAGGCTCGGGGCATGGTCGTGCATCCGGCTTCGGGGGTATACAGCGGCACGTTGGTCAACGCGCTGCTTCATCATTGCCAGGATTTATCCGGCATCAATGGGGAAATCCGTCCCGGCATTGTCCATCGTCTGGATAAGGACACTTCCGGTGTCATGGTCTGTGCGAAAAATGACACGGCCCATTTGGACTTGGCTGAGCAGATTCGCACAAAGACGGCGCACCGCACCTATTGGGCCATTGTTCACGGCAACATCAAGGAAGAAGCGGGCATTATCAAGGGCGATATTGGCCGTCATCCCACCGACCGCAAGAAGATGGCTATTGTGCGGGAAAATGGCAAGCCTGCGGTAACGCATTTCAAGGTGCTCGAGCGGTTCGGCGAATATACTTTGGTGGAGTGCAAGCTGGAAACGGGGCGTACCCATCAGATTCGCGTTCATATGACCAGTATTGGTCATCCTTTGGTCAATGACCCCAAGTATGGGCCGAAGAAGTCTTCGCCCTTTGCCATTCAGGGACAGGCCCTGCATTCTTTGCAGCTGACGCTGACTCATCCCGTGACCAAAGAGGAAATGACTTTTACGGCACCTGTGCCCAGTGATATGGAAAAGATTTTGACCGGCCTGCGCAACAAGCGCATGAAGGCGCAGCAATAACAGGAGGCGAGGAAGATGGAATTTACCGATAAGACCGTCCTGATGGATAGCGAAGGCATCCGCCGGGCGCTGACCCGTATCTCCCATGAGATTGTGGAGAAGAACAAGGGCGTGGAAAATATCGTTCTGGTGGGCATTCGTACCCGGGGCGTTCCCATTGCGGAGCGTCTAGCGGCTAATATCGAGAAAATCGAAGGGCAAAAGCCGCCGGTGGGCGTGCTGGACATCACCCTTTATCGGGATGACTTGTCAACACTGGCCTATCAGCCCATTGTACGGCCTACGGAACTGCCGGTGGACATCACAGGCAAGACCGTAGTGCTCGTGGATGATGTGCTCTACACGGGGCGTACCATCCGTGCGGCTTTGGATGCGATTATCGACAACGGCCGTCCCAAGACCATTCAGCTTGCGGTGCTCATTGACCGCGGCCATCGGGAACTGCCCATCCGCGCCGACTTCGTGGGCAAGAACGTACCCACATCTTCCAAAGAAGCCATCAGCGTGCAGCTGCAGTCTACGGATGAAGCCGAGCAGGTCATGCTAAGAGAAATAAAGGAATAAGAAAAATCCCTGACATGTCAATTGACGGGTCAGGGATTTTTCTTATGCTTTTTTCGGTTCCGGCAGCAGGAAGGTGGCGGCGGCGCAGCAGATGGAGATGGCGAGGATGACCAGCATCACTGCGGCAATGCCGTAGCTGTCAGCGTACCAGCCGAGGGAGGGCACGATGATGCCGCCAAGGCTGAAGGAGAGGCCCAGAGTTACGCCGGAAGCAAAGCCGAGGCTCTTAGCCAGATAGCTTTGACCAAGCACCACAAAGGCGGCGTAGGGGCCCTGCATGGCAAAGCTCATGGGAATCAGCATGGCATAGACGGCCCAGATGTTCTGGGTAAAGACGATGACGGCAAGACAGGGCACCAACAGGCAGGCACCATAGCGCATGGTGCGGACATAGCCCTTGCGGTCAGCGAGCAAGCCGCCGACCAAGGTAGCCAGCACACCGGCAATGGAGATGATGGAAAGCGTTGCACTGCCCACGGCATGGCTGGCGCCGAGCACCTGAATGCAGAACAGGGGCAGGAAGCTGCTGATGGCCGTAAAGAGGGTGGAGCGGAAGACGATGACGAGGAAGAGCCGGGAGAAGGCCCGCCAATCGTTTTCGCGTGGAATGGGATTGTCTGTCGCTTTTTTGGTCACGGCGGCTAATTGCCGAGCGGATTCCCGACGGATGGCCGGTGCAGCCAGAGCAATCATGGCGGCGGTGAACAGGGAGGCGATGGCGTAAAAGGCTGTGCCTTTCATGCCGAAGGTGGTGACGAGAAAGACGGCCAGAAGCGGGCCGAGGCCGAATCCGCCGTTGCCGCCAACGCTGAAGATGCTCATGCCCTGTCCCTTTTTCTTTCCGGCAATGGCGTTGACGTTGCGGGCGGCTTCCGGATGGAAGATGGAACTGCCGATACCCATGAGGGTGACGGCGGCAAAGATGCTCCAATAGTTGGTGACAAAACCTGTAACGCCTAGGGAAAGGCCTGCCATCAGCACGCCTAAGACCATAAACCACTGGCGGGAACCCTTGTCCGCCAGCCAACCGAACAGGGGCTGGATGATGGAGGACAGGAAGGAGGAGGCGAACATCAGCCCCGCAATGGAGGTGTAGTCCATGCCGTATTCGCTGACGAAGAAGGGCAATAGTGCCGGCAGGGAACCCGAGTTGATATCAACACTGAGGTGTCCGGCTGACAGCATATAGAGATATTTTTTATTCATGGTGGGAATGCTCCTTTGGAATCGATAATTTATATTGTAACAAGTTTTATCGTGACAAGCAATTTTTGATTTTACAAGGTTACGTTTGGCGGCCCATTTCATTTTGAACAATAGCTTATGTTATGTTATAATGTACTTTGTTAATTTATGAATTGTAGAGGTTCCGGTTGTATGGATAATGTATATTCGCTGGTCGAACATTTTTATGAAGAAAATAATGCTGCCGGGCAGATTGTGCCACAGGAGACTGTGGAGGCATATTTGCGCCGCAATGCCTGGCATGGAGCTGATGATGATGAGCTCAAGCGCATTTGGAGCATTATTTCCCTGCTCATCAATTATGTTGACCAGCTGAATCTCTATTCGTTTGTCTCGCTGACGGTGTACGATTATCAGGAACTCATTTATCGTTACGCCAACGACCGGGCGGATTTTATGTTGGCGGAGGCGGATATCATTAAGTTCTTCGCGGCAGCGGATAAATTCTATGAATATCTTCAGCGCACCTGTAAGACTGACGATTACCGGCAGGGCTTGCAGGCGGCCAAGGATTCCCTTTATGAAGGCGGCTATTTCTTCCTGCCGGACAGGCGGGATGGTGACGAGTTCTACAGTTCTCTGGAGCATATGGAGGAAGTGCCTGCGGAAACCATGCAGCGCCTCAACAAGATGCTCGATGAACTTTTGCACCGGATTGATGATTATTATAAACAGCCTTCTTTCCGCCGTGATATGGACCGGGCGGTCGTGATGTATGCCGGGCCGGAGTATGATGGACAGGAGGCCTTGCCGGAAGAGGAACGGCGTAATTTTTGGTTCGGCTTCTGGGATTTTTTCCTGTTCGATTATCATCTCATTGGCTCGGATGCTATTCCCCTGCGCCATTATTATGAGCACGAGCGGGACAAGCTCTCGACCTCGGAGCAGGATATCTTGCGGGATTTACTGCGTTCTCGGTTCACCGTGTTTCGCATTGAAGCGGTGGCTGAGGACTTTGTCAGCTGCCGTAACTTCTTCACGGGCGAGAATTTTGAACTGCCGGTGCCGGAATTGGCGCTGGGCAATTATAACAACTGCATTCTCTATGGACATATTCATTCCCATGGGGTGATGCTGCTCAATTACATCACGACATTGACGGCTAGCCGCAAGCTGCAGCAGCGGATGCGGGATGTGATTTTACGGCAGTATGAGCTGTTCAAGTTTCAGAGCCCGCAGGCGGAGCTGAAGGATTTCTTTGCCCGTCATGCAGGTGTGGTACGTCATACCTTGCAGATTTTAGCCGGTTATGCACAGCTCAACGTGCTCAAGAGCCGTCATGTGATGCAGCCTCTGCCGGATAATCCCGAGGTGGCAGACAATTTCAAGGCGGACATTGATTTACTGCGGCGAGTGGCCAAGCATGTGGGCTTCAGCAAGTTTGAAATTGGACTGCTGGTCAAATTCTTTACGGATTATATGACGGTGGCGGCTTTGGATAAGACCGACGATATTCTGATTACGGCGCTGCTGTTGAAGTTTGCGCAGATAAATGGCGTGGACTTGTCCGGCCAGTCGGAGATTTACGAGCTCTTGGGCATCGACAGCGAATCGGTCTGGGCTGCGATGAAGCGGATTTTTGAGACATTGGATTGCGGGATGTTTGACCCCCGCTATTTGACGGAAGAGGCCTTTATCAAGAGTCTTTATTATGGATAAAACGAGGTGAGAGTCATGGAACAGGATGAAAGCAAAGTCCGGGTGATGTCCCCAAATGAAAGCGATAATTATGACGGTGTAACGATTGAAGAGGGCGGCGAGAGCCAGTCCCGTCAGTCTGCCGGCGGTTTTCATCACCGTGCGGGAAATTTTGGTCAGGTCTTTACGGTGCGCACCTTTAGCTGGCGGGAACTGCTGCTCGGCCCCGGAGGCTGGCAGCGGCTTTTGATGCTGGTGGGCGCGGTGGCTGTGCTGGGCTTCCTGTTCTTCGTGGCTCTGCCGGTAATCGTGGTGTTGTTGGGCGTGGGCGTGGCGATATGGCTCGTGCTGCGTCTCTTTTTAGGCAGATAAGGAGGGGTTGGCATGGATTTTCTTGGCATTGCAGATGAGGAATTCATTCGTCAGGATGTGCCCATGACGAAACAGGAAATCCGGATTTTGAGCCTGGTGAAGGCACAGATTGCTCCGGATGCGGTGGTTTATGATATCGGTGCAGGTACCGGCTCCATTTCCATTGAGGCGGCAAGGCTGGCACCGCAGGGGCAGGTTTATGCCATTGAGCGCAGCAGTGAGGGGATTGGCCTCATCCGCGCCAATGTAGCCAATTTTGCGGTGAAAAACGTGACGGTGATTCAGGCCGAAGCTCCCGAAGGACTGGCTGACCTGCCCGAGGCAGATGCGATTCTGATTGGCGGCAGCGGCGGCAATCTGCAGGAAATTTTGACAGAAGTAACGCCAAAGCTCAAGGCATCCGGCCGTCTGGTGCTCAACTGCATCACGGTGCAGACGTTGATGCAGTGCATTGAGTTCATGCGGGAGCATTCGGATACGTACATCTACGAGGCCATTCAGGTGCAGGTAACGCGCTTGCAGCAGGTGGGAACATACGATATGGCCAAAGCCAACAATCCGATTTACATTGTCACCTGTTGGAAAAAGTAAAGAAACTTGAATTTTTGTGAGAGAAGGAATAAGGATGGTACATATTGTGGGAGCAGGCCCGGGTGACCCGGAACTGATTACGGTCAAAGGGGCCAATTACCTGAAAGAAGCAGATGTGGTTATTTACGCCGGGTCATTGGTGAATCCGAAGTTGTTGGAATACTGCCGCGAGGATGCGCAGATTCATAACTCCGCTTCCATGACGCTGGATGAAGTGGTGGCAACCATTGAACAGGCGGAAAAAGAGGGCAAGATGACGGTGCGCCTCCACACAGGCGACCCCTCCGTTTATGGTGCCATTCAGGAACAGATGGATGCCTTCCGCAAGAAGAACATCGAGTTTGACATTGTGCCGGGGGTAAGCTCCTGCTTTGCCACGGCGGCAGCCCTGCAGCAGGAATACACCCTGCCGGGCATCAGCCAGACGGTCATCATCACGCGCAACGAGGGCCGTACGCCGGTGCCGGACAAGGAAAAGCTCCGCAGTCTGGCCCAGCATCAGTCCACCATGTGCATTTACCTGTCCATCACGATGCTCGACAAGGTGGTGGAAGAACTCATGGCGGGCGGTTATCCGGCAGATACCCCCATTGCTATCGTGCAGCGGGCTTCTTGGCCCGAGCAGAAAATCGTGCGGGGCACTCTTGAAACCATTGTCAAGGACATTGAGGGCAAGGATATCGACCGCACGGCCATGATTGTGGTGAGCCATTGCCTCGGAGCGGATTACGATTTGTCCCGTCTTTATGCGCCGGAGTTCTCCCATATGTTCCGAAAGGCTGTGAAAGAATGAGATTAGCTTGTATGGCGATTACGGAGCAGGGCTTGCAGCTCGCTCAAACCATAAGACATTGCCTGGATGAATATGTGGACATCTACGTCAGCGAAAAGCTGGTGCCGAATGAGGACGCCAAGAAAAAAATGCAGGTGCATACCTTTGGCAAGCTCAGTGAGGCTGTGACAAAGAATTTTCAGGCCTATGAAGGACTGATTTTCGTCATGGCTACGGGCATTGTGGTGCGCACCATTGCACCCTTGCTGCAGGACAAGCTTACGGACCCTGCAGTGGTTGTCTTTGACGAACAGGGCAAGCACGGCATCAGCCTGTTGTCCGGCCATGTCGGCGGCGCCAACGAACTAACCCGTCAGATTTGTCAGGCCATTGGTGCCGGTGCGGTGATTACCACGGCTACGGACATCAATGAAAAGCTGGCTCCAGATGCGCTGGCTACCCGTTTGGGACTGCGCCCCTGGCCGAAAGTGCGCATTAAGACCATGAATGCGGGTCTGTTGGAAGGGCGGAAGCTCCACTGGCGCATTGACCGAACGCTGCCCCATAGCGTCTTTTACAAGCGGAAACTGGAGCAGTATGGGCAGTGGGCAGACTTATGCGTGCCCAGTCAGCTGCTGGCTGTACTCCCTGAGGAAAAGGAGCAGCTGGAAGTTGTGATTATTGGGGAAAGGCAGCTGCCGGAACTGGCGGATTTGCCGAAGAACATTCTCTGCCTTACGCCGCGCAGGCTCATTGCCGGGGTAGGCTGCCGCAGAGGAACGCCTGCGGCGCTGGTGATGTCCGCTTTGGATACGGCCTGCCGCATGATTGGTCGCGACCGCTCCTTTATCGACGAGCTGGCCAGTACCATCGTGAAGAAACACGAGGCAGGTATCGTCTATGCGGGTGACAGTCTGGTGCGTCCCGTAAAATTCTACGACAACGATAAGATGGAAAAGATGATTGAAGTCCATCAGCTCGAAGAGTCGGACTTCGTCAAGGAAAATATCGGCATTGGCAACGTCTGCGAAGCGGCCGCTTATTGCTCCGTTGGTGATAAGGGCGGCAGACTGGCCTTGCGGAAAACGAATTTTGAAAAGGTGACGGTGGCTTTATTATGGGAAAAATAACAGTTGTAGGCATTGGCCCGGGCAGCCTCTTGGACATGACCCCGCGGGCACGGCAGGCCATTGAGTCTGCAGAGGTAATCGCCGGTTACAATACCTATATCAAGCTGATTGAGGAACTCTTAGGGGACCGCAAGGTTATCGGCACGGCCATGATGCAGGAAATCGACCGCTGCAAAATGGCCGTGGCTGAGGCGGCAGAAGGCCGTGATACCGTAGTGGTATCCAGCGGTGATGCCGGCGTCTACGGCATGGCAGGTTTGGTCTTGGAATTGGTATTGCAGCAGCCGGAGGATAAACGTCCGGAATTTGGCGGCGTGATTGCCGGCGTGTCTGCCGTCAATGCGGCAGCCTCTGTATTGGGCGCGCCTTTGATGCACGACTTTGCCGTCATCAGCCTGTCGGATTTGCTGACGCCTTGGGAGACCATTGAGAAGCGCATTGAAATGGCCGCACAGGGAGATTTTGTTACGGCACTTTACAACCCCAAGAGCAAGAAGCGGGTGGAAAATATCGAGCGGGTGCGCGAAATCATGCTGCAGCACCGCAAGTCTGATACGCCGGTGGGCATCGTGACGGCTGCCAGCCGCGAGGGTGAGGGCAAGATTATCTCCACGCTGGAGGACTTCACCAAGCAGGAAATCAATATGTTCTCGCTGGTCATCATCGGCAACTCCATGACCTATGTGAAGGACGGCTATATGATTACGCCCCGCGGTTATGGCAATAAGGAGCCGGGCTTATGATTTTCGTGCTGGCAGGCACCCAGGACGGCCGGGAAATCGTCAGGCTCCTGCTGGAACAGGGCCATGATGTGGCAGCTTCCGTGGTGAGCAGCTACGGCGGAGAACTGCTGGCCCATGCCTGCGGGCAGAGATGCCTGATTAACGATAAGCCGCTGGATGAAGCGGCGCTCAAGGATTATCTGCAGGAGCATGACATCCGCCTGCTTGTGGATGCCAGCCATCCCTATGCGGCCAATGTGAGCCGCAATGCCATAGCGGTCTGTCAGGCTCTGTCCATCCCCTATATCCGCTACGAGCGTGACTTGTCAAAACTCGATTACGACAGGATTACCGTGGTGCACAGCTATGAAGAAGCGGCGCAGGCAGCAGCAGCGTTGGGGACAAAGATATTCCTCACCACCGGCAGCCGCAATCTGGATAAATTCGTGCACAGTCCGGACTTAAGGGACTGCGAACTCACGGCAAGGGTCCTGCCCACTGCCGAGGTTATCGGTTTATGTGAATCGCTGGGATTGGATGCCGGTCATATTGTAGCGCTGCAGGGACCGTTTTCCCAGGAGCTTAATCGGGAGCTGTTCCACAAGTATGGGGCGGAAGTTATCATCACCAAAAACAGCGGCACCATTGGCGGTACGGATACGAAATTTGCCGCTGCGGCTGAACTTAATCTGCCCATTGTGCTTATTGATAGGCCAAAGTTAAATTATCCGTGTATAACCCATGACTATGCAGAGGTTTTGGCCTTTGCCAAGCAATGATACAGAGAAATAATTCCTGTCACAGGCAGGGATTATTTTTTTGCAATAAAAAACTGCTGCGCAGGGAGTCTGCGCAGCAGCGTAAAGATTCAGGTTTTAGTTGTTTTTATTGCCGAGTACCGTCTTGCCGAAGATGGCCAGCGTTACGAGGAATACGATAAGGCCTAAGAATTCAGCCGTATCGGCAAAATCCTTGCCGACGAGCGCCAACGGACTGTCACTGCCGCCGCTCGTAACCGAAACAACGATGATGCCGGCGAGGGCAACACCAATCAGCGATTCGCCTTTGGCAACTGTACATCCGCAATGTACAATCATCGAAAACATTAGATCACATTCAAAAATATTATAAAAGATGTATGTGTGTATACATGTAACTTGAACGTGCCTTGAATATATCTGCAGGGTGCGTAAGCAGGATAAATGTGATAATATATACAATGTATGATAGAGAAGATGAGGTGACGATTATGGATTTTATTAAGCAGCCTATGGAGATAGAAAATCGCAGTATGGAAATTATTGCGCCGCATTTGGAGGGGCTGAATCTCAGCCCAGAGCAGGTGAAGGTTTATTCCCGGCTCATTCATGCGGCAGGTGATGTGGACTATGCGCCTATCATTAAGATGTCTGCGGATGCCATTGAGCAGGCGATGACAGCCTTAAAGGGCGGTTGTGATATTTACACCGATGTGGAAATGGTGCGTACGGGCATCAACAAGCGCAAGCTCGCGTCCTTCGGCGGGCAGGTGCATTGCCTGATTGCCGATGAGGAAGTGGCAAAGACAGCCAAAGAGCAGGGCATTACCCGCTCGATGGCAGCCATGCGCAAGTTTGGTCAGGAGATGAATGGTGCCATCATTGCCATCGGCAATGCGCCCACGGCTCTCTTTGAAGTTCTGCGTCAGGTGGAAGAAGAAAATCTGCGTCCCGCCTGCATCGTGGGTATTCCCGTAGGTTTTGTGGGTGCGGCTGATTCCAAGGCGGAACTTGCGAAGCAGGAAACGGTGCCCTTCATTACCGTTGAAGGCACGAAAGGCGGCAGCCCCATTGCGGCAGCGGCGGTTAATGCCATGATGTACCTCATCAACAACGACAGAGGCTGATTATGGCAGGGAAAATTATCTTAGTCACCGGCGGCGCGCGTTCGGGAAAATCTGCTTTTGCGGAAAAACTGGCGGCGGAGATGGGCACATCTATCGGCTATATTGCCACGGCGCAGATTTACGATGAGGAAATGCGCTATCGGGTCAAGCTGCACCGTGAGCGGCGCCCATCCTCCTGGCAGACCTGGGAAGCCCCGTTTGAGGCGGAAAAAGCGATTGCCGAAGCGGCAAAGTCGCATAAAGTATTGCTCTTTGACTGTCTTACGCTGTATCTCAGCAATCATCTGTGCAGAATCCTCTATGATGAATTAAACGATGAAGTGGCTTATCAGATTGTTGAGAAACAGATGGGCGTCTTGGTGCGGGCGGCGCAGGCAGCTGCTGAGCAGGGGACTTCCACGATTTTTGTCACCAATGAAGTGGGCGCCGGGATTGTGCCGGAAAACAAACTGTCCCGGCTCTATCGGGATGCCAGCGGGCTGAGCAATCAGCGGGTTGCCGCGGCCGCGGACGATGTATACGCCGTTATCGCGGGGATTCCCGTTAATATCAAAAAACTCAATGCCTGCCTTATGCAGGAAAAGGACGGATAAACAAATGGCAAACTCCATTATGCTGATGGGCACGAGCTCTCATGTGGGCAAAAGCATTATCACCACAGCCTTGTGCCGCATTTTTCATCAGGAAGGGCGCAAGGTCGTGCCGTTCAAGGCGCAGAATATGGCGCTCAATTCTTATGTGACCAAAGACGGCAAGGAAATGGGCCGCGCACAGGTGGCGCAGGCCGAAGCGGCAGGACTCGAACCCATGGTCGATATGAATCCAGTGCTATTAAAACCCACGGGCAATTCCTGCTCGCAGGTGGTACTTAATGGCAAGGCCATTGGCAATATGAGTGCCCGCGAATACCACAAGGGCTATTCATTGAAAGCCTTTGGCGCTGTGACCGAGGCTTTAGAGCGGCTGCAGAAAAATTTTGATACGCTGGTCATCGAAGGGGCCGGCAGTCCGGCAGAAGTCAATCTCAAGGCCAACGATATCGTCAATATGCGGGTAGCCAAGCACTTAAATGCGCCGGTGCTCTTGATTGCCGATATTGACCGAGGCGGAGCCCTGGCATCGCTCGTGGGTACACTGGAACTCTTGGACGAGGACGAGCGGGCTTTGGTCAAAGGACTTATCATCAACAAGTTCCGCGGGGATGTGACCTTGCTGACGCCTGCCGTGGATTTTTTGGAGCAGAAGACTGGCAAGCCAGTGCTGGGCATTGTGCCGCATATTGAGGATATGGGCATTGATGATGAGGATTCCGTTTCGCTGGATGATAAAGTGGTGGAACAGGACCAGCCGCAGGCTGATTTGCATATCGCTGTAATCCAGACGCCGAAGATTTCCAACTTCACGGACTTTGACAGTCTGGCGGCAGAGCCGGATGTTTCCCTTTATTATGTGAAGCGCGTGGAAGACTTGGGCGAGCCGGATTTGATTCTGCTGCCCGGTTCTAAGAATACCACGGAGGATTTGCTCCATCTGCGGGAATGTGGGCTCGAAGAAGTCATCCGCGAAAAAGTTGCGGGCGGCACGCCGCTCTGGGGCATTTGCGGTGGCTATCAGATGCTGGGCCAAAAGATTGCGGACCCGCTGCATACGGAATCGGC
The Selenomonas ruminantium AC2024 DNA segment above includes these coding regions:
- the cobK gene encoding precorrin-6A reductase, which translates into the protein MIFVLAGTQDGREIVRLLLEQGHDVAASVVSSYGGELLAHACGQRCLINDKPLDEAALKDYLQEHDIRLLVDASHPYAANVSRNAIAVCQALSIPYIRYERDLSKLDYDRITVVHSYEEAAQAAAALGTKIFLTTGSRNLDKFVHSPDLRDCELTARVLPTAEVIGLCESLGLDAGHIVALQGPFSQELNRELFHKYGAEVIITKNSGTIGGTDTKFAAAAELNLPIVLIDRPKLNYPCITHDYAEVLAFAKQ
- a CDS encoding cobalt-precorrin 5A hydrolase produces the protein MAITEQGLQLAQTIRHCLDEYVDIYVSEKLVPNEDAKKKMQVHTFGKLSEAVTKNFQAYEGLIFVMATGIVVRTIAPLLQDKLTDPAVVVFDEQGKHGISLLSGHVGGANELTRQICQAIGAGAVITTATDINEKLAPDALATRLGLRPWPKVRIKTMNAGLLEGRKLHWRIDRTLPHSVFYKRKLEQYGQWADLCVPSQLLAVLPEEKEQLEVVIIGERQLPELADLPKNILCLTPRRLIAGVGCRRGTPAALVMSALDTACRMIGRDRSFIDELASTIVKKHEAGIVYAGDSLVRPVKFYDNDKMEKMIEVHQLEESDFVKENIGIGNVCEAAAYCSVGDKGGRLALRKTNFEKVTVALLWEK
- the cobJ gene encoding precorrin-3B C(17)-methyltransferase; the protein is MGKITVVGIGPGSLLDMTPRARQAIESAEVIAGYNTYIKLIEELLGDRKVIGTAMMQEIDRCKMAVAEAAEGRDTVVVSSGDAGVYGMAGLVLELVLQQPEDKRPEFGGVIAGVSAVNAAASVLGAPLMHDFAVISLSDLLTPWETIEKRIEMAAQGDFVTALYNPKSKKRVENIERVREIMLQHRKSDTPVGIVTAASREGEGKIISTLEDFTKQEINMFSLVIIGNSMTYVKDGYMITPRGYGNKEPGL
- a CDS encoding cobyric acid synthase codes for the protein MANSIMLMGTSSHVGKSIITTALCRIFHQEGRKVVPFKAQNMALNSYVTKDGKEMGRAQVAQAEAAGLEPMVDMNPVLLKPTGNSCSQVVLNGKAIGNMSAREYHKGYSLKAFGAVTEALERLQKNFDTLVIEGAGSPAEVNLKANDIVNMRVAKHLNAPVLLIADIDRGGALASLVGTLELLDEDERALVKGLIINKFRGDVTLLTPAVDFLEQKTGKPVLGIVPHIEDMGIDDEDSVSLDDKVVEQDQPQADLHIAVIQTPKISNFTDFDSLAAEPDVSLYYVKRVEDLGEPDLILLPGSKNTTEDLLHLRECGLEEVIREKVAGGTPLWGICGGYQMLGQKIADPLHTESANDEVAGLGYLPMETTFAAEKLTSQVQADCVQLNFLGREITGKGLYGYEIHTGETKFDGAPAHPFQIIDRSNESVNIAEGLTCQIDGQGQVTGTYIHGIFDHDDFRRQILNALRARKGLGDLPIQRSVRQEKERAYNRLASVVRASLDMEKLAEIMGERP
- the cobU gene encoding bifunctional adenosylcobinamide kinase/adenosylcobinamide-phosphate guanylyltransferase translates to MAGKIILVTGGARSGKSAFAEKLAAEMGTSIGYIATAQIYDEEMRYRVKLHRERRPSSWQTWEAPFEAEKAIAEAAKSHKVLLFDCLTLYLSNHLCRILYDELNDEVAYQIVEKQMGVLVRAAQAAAEQGTSTIFVTNEVGAGIVPENKLSRLYRDASGLSNQRVAAAADDVYAVIAGIPVNIKKLNACLMQEKDG
- a CDS encoding precorrin-8X methylmutase — encoded protein: MDFIKQPMEIENRSMEIIAPHLEGLNLSPEQVKVYSRLIHAAGDVDYAPIIKMSADAIEQAMTALKGGCDIYTDVEMVRTGINKRKLASFGGQVHCLIADEEVAKTAKEQGITRSMAAMRKFGQEMNGAIIAIGNAPTALFEVLRQVEEENLRPACIVGIPVGFVGAADSKAELAKQETVPFITVEGTKGGSPIAAAAVNAMMYLINNDRG